A genomic region of Taeniopygia guttata chromosome 28, bTaeGut7.mat, whole genome shotgun sequence contains the following coding sequences:
- the ELAVL1 gene encoding ELAV-like protein 1 isoform X1 — protein sequence MSNGYEDHMAEDCRDDIGRTNLIVNYLPQNMTQDELRSLFSSIGEVESAKLIRDKVAGHSLGYGFVNYVTAKDAERAINTLNGLRLQSKTIKVSYARPSSEVIKDANLYISGLPRSMTQKDVEDMFSRFGRIINSRVLVDQTTGLSRGVAFIRFDKRSEAEEAITNFNGHKPPGSSEPITVKFAANPNQNKNVALLSQLCHSPARRFGGPVHHQAQRFRSAENQDLPPPCSWQRAAHVPLLRGLQITSGTPQFGNPWFSPMGVDHMSGLSGVNVPGNASSGWCIFIYNLGQDADEGILWQMFGPFGAVTNVKVIRDFNTNKCKGFGFVTMTNYEEAAMAIASLNGYRLGDKILQVSFKTNKSHK from the exons ATGTCCAATGGTTATGAAGATCACATGGCTGAAGATTGCAGGGATGATATTGGTAGGACAAATTTAATTGTGAACTACCTTCCTCAGAACATGACGCAGGATGAATTACGGAGTCTGTTCAGCAGCATTGGTGAAGTGGAATCTGCAAAACTTATTCGGGACAAAGTTGCAG GACACAGCTTAGGCTACGGCTTCGTGAACTACGTAACTGCAAAAGATGCTGAAAGAGCAATAAACACACTTAATGGTCTCAGACTTCAGTCAAAAACCATCAAG gtTTCCTATGCCCGCCCAAGTTCTGAAGTTATCAAGGATGCTAATTTATATATCAGTGGCTTGCCCCGGTCAATGACACAGAAGGATGTAGAAGATATGTTTTCCCGTTTTGGGCGCATCATCAACTCACGTGTGCTCGTGGATCAAACCACAG GTTTGTCCAGAGGGGTCGCATTTATCCGGTTTGACAAAAGGTCAGAAGCAGAAGAGGCAATTACAAATTTCAATGGTCACAAACCCCCAGGTTCATCCGAGCCCATTACAGTGAAGTTTGCAGCCAACCCTAACCAGAACAAAAATGTGGCACTGTTGTCGCAGCTGTGTCATTCACCAGCTAGACGGTTTGGAGGGCCAGTGCATCACCAGGCACAGAGATTCAG GTCAGCAGAGAATCAGGATCTGCCACCGCCCTGCTCTTGGCAGAGAGCAGCTCATGTACCGCTTTTAAGGGGTTTGCAAATCACCAGTGGTACACCTCAATTTGGGAACCCCTG GTTCTCTCCTATGGGTGTAGATCACATGAGTGGGCTTTCTGGTGTAAATGTTCCAGGAAACGCATCTTCTGGCTGGTGTATCTTCATCTACAACCTTGGTCAAGATGCTGATGAGGGAATCCTCTGGCAGATGTTTGGCCCCTTTGGTGCGGTTACCAATGTGAAAGTTATTCGAGATTTCAACACCAACAAGTGcaaaggttttggttttgtgacCATGACAAACTATGAAGAAGCTGCAATGGCCATAGCAAGTCTTAATGGCTACCGCCTGGGGGACAAAATCTTACAGGTTTCCTTCAAAACCAACAAGTCCCACAAATAA
- the ELAVL1 gene encoding ELAV-like protein 1 isoform X2, protein MSNGYEDHMAEDCRDDIGRTNLIVNYLPQNMTQDELRSLFSSIGEVESAKLIRDKVAGHSLGYGFVNYVTAKDAERAINTLNGLRLQSKTIKVSYARPSSEVIKDANLYISGLPRSMTQKDVEDMFSRFGRIINSRVLVDQTTGLSRGVAFIRFDKRSEAEEAITNFNGHKPPGSSEPITVKFAANPNQNKNVALLSQLCHSPARRFGGPVHHQAQRFRFSPMGVDHMSGLSGVNVPGNASSGWCIFIYNLGQDADEGILWQMFGPFGAVTNVKVIRDFNTNKCKGFGFVTMTNYEEAAMAIASLNGYRLGDKILQVSFKTNKSHK, encoded by the exons ATGTCCAATGGTTATGAAGATCACATGGCTGAAGATTGCAGGGATGATATTGGTAGGACAAATTTAATTGTGAACTACCTTCCTCAGAACATGACGCAGGATGAATTACGGAGTCTGTTCAGCAGCATTGGTGAAGTGGAATCTGCAAAACTTATTCGGGACAAAGTTGCAG GACACAGCTTAGGCTACGGCTTCGTGAACTACGTAACTGCAAAAGATGCTGAAAGAGCAATAAACACACTTAATGGTCTCAGACTTCAGTCAAAAACCATCAAG gtTTCCTATGCCCGCCCAAGTTCTGAAGTTATCAAGGATGCTAATTTATATATCAGTGGCTTGCCCCGGTCAATGACACAGAAGGATGTAGAAGATATGTTTTCCCGTTTTGGGCGCATCATCAACTCACGTGTGCTCGTGGATCAAACCACAG GTTTGTCCAGAGGGGTCGCATTTATCCGGTTTGACAAAAGGTCAGAAGCAGAAGAGGCAATTACAAATTTCAATGGTCACAAACCCCCAGGTTCATCCGAGCCCATTACAGTGAAGTTTGCAGCCAACCCTAACCAGAACAAAAATGTGGCACTGTTGTCGCAGCTGTGTCATTCACCAGCTAGACGGTTTGGAGGGCCAGTGCATCACCAGGCACAGAGATTCAG GTTCTCTCCTATGGGTGTAGATCACATGAGTGGGCTTTCTGGTGTAAATGTTCCAGGAAACGCATCTTCTGGCTGGTGTATCTTCATCTACAACCTTGGTCAAGATGCTGATGAGGGAATCCTCTGGCAGATGTTTGGCCCCTTTGGTGCGGTTACCAATGTGAAAGTTATTCGAGATTTCAACACCAACAAGTGcaaaggttttggttttgtgacCATGACAAACTATGAAGAAGCTGCAATGGCCATAGCAAGTCTTAATGGCTACCGCCTGGGGGACAAAATCTTACAGGTTTCCTTCAAAACCAACAAGTCCCACAAATAA